From Marinobacter alexandrii, one genomic window encodes:
- the smc gene encoding chromosome segregation protein SMC — translation MQLTKLEIKGFKSFADRVVINFDEGITGIVGPNGCGKSNVVDSIRWVLGEQRSRVLRSDKMENVIFNGTKARKATQLAEVSLTFDNTKNLIPTEYSQITITRRYYRSGESEYLLNGVTCRLKDITNLFLDTGIATNSYAIIELKMVDDILNDKDNSRRSLFEEAAGISKFKVRKKETLKKLGDTDADLERVEDLLFEIEKNLKSLERQAGQAKRYYELKDEYKNSSIALAKKAMNNQQENFDTIQQQIQEENDKRTSLNTLVSEKEAAIEKAKSELINKEKLLSSRQKTLNEHVSSIRQYESDKKIKNERQKFLNDKIETLKEQISHDKQSSERAAVSLEGLRSEAKDAEKEVTELLSKVEKFKADYESQKELTTEAQEKLSSLNQYFSEKKDNQFQINKDIEIKDIQLRSMMSELSKTSEDSSEKSANLEEFKNRLAEIEQERGGKQENYDQLKSAEESLKDQIESVEETISKKREELTKINRTLDAKQNEFSLTKSLVDNLEGFPEAIKFLKKNSQWKDAPLLSDIISCPEEYRVSIENFLEPYMNYYIVDSKDDALNAVNLLSESTRGKAHFFILSYLDNYSSESIDVPKGSLPALDVIEFDEKYESLIKHLLWNVFITTNPSAPESEKVILLDKEGKITFRRYSISGGSIGLFEGKRIGRAKNLEKLETEIKDLKKQQSATEQASNRFKSQLEELKLSSKTSILEEVKDELSRIKEIEVSVKTKQEQFIELLTSNKNRREDIQQQIIELEKALEILRPKAEKEQSDLSDLENSLEAKKEEAISLQEALDVKSVVYNEENVVFHQRQNKLHSILQEISFKEESYEASLGRIEKNKEELDSAGSNLNELVKKSTASDDELIAMYEEKKSLEGGVNEAEKEYYEARGLIDEEEKNLRETQRKREGIDHALMEWQNKLNDAKIGLNSVKDRLSVEFNISLEDVKEENIEDYKKFTEEELKTKVEKLRNRLDNIGPINPMAMEAFEEIKERHTFIIDQKEDLLKAKESLLTTISEIDEVAKETFMEAFQNIKDNFIKVFRTLFTEEDDCDLILTNPDQPLESTIDIIAKPKGKRPLTINQLSGGEKTLTATSLLFSIYLIKPAPFCIFDEVDAPLDDANIDKFNEIIRKFSKESQFIIVTHNKRTMASTDVIYGVTMQEQGVSKVVPVDLRELA, via the coding sequence ATGCAGTTAACGAAGTTAGAAATAAAGGGTTTTAAGAGTTTTGCTGACCGTGTTGTTATCAATTTTGATGAAGGCATAACAGGCATTGTTGGCCCCAATGGGTGCGGAAAATCAAATGTAGTTGATTCAATCAGATGGGTACTTGGTGAGCAAAGATCAAGAGTGCTGAGATCTGACAAAATGGAGAATGTAATTTTCAATGGAACCAAAGCAAGAAAAGCAACCCAGCTAGCCGAAGTTTCACTGACATTTGACAATACTAAGAATCTGATTCCGACAGAGTATTCGCAGATAACAATTACCAGAAGGTATTACCGCTCCGGTGAAAGTGAATATTTATTGAATGGTGTTACATGTAGACTTAAGGATATAACCAATCTCTTTTTAGATACAGGAATTGCAACAAATAGCTATGCTATCATCGAACTAAAAATGGTTGATGATATTCTAAATGATAAGGATAACTCAAGAAGATCACTTTTTGAAGAAGCAGCTGGAATATCAAAATTCAAAGTTCGAAAAAAAGAAACGCTTAAAAAGTTAGGCGATACAGATGCTGATCTCGAAAGAGTTGAGGATTTACTATTTGAAATAGAAAAAAATCTTAAGTCGTTAGAACGTCAAGCCGGTCAAGCTAAGAGATACTACGAGCTTAAAGATGAATACAAGAACTCAAGTATAGCCTTAGCAAAGAAGGCGATGAATAACCAGCAAGAGAACTTTGATACTATTCAACAACAGATTCAGGAGGAAAACGATAAAAGAACGTCACTAAACACCCTAGTCAGTGAAAAAGAAGCGGCAATTGAGAAGGCTAAATCAGAGCTAATTAATAAAGAGAAACTTCTCTCCTCACGTCAAAAAACGTTAAATGAGCATGTAAGTAGTATTAGACAGTACGAGTCTGATAAAAAGATTAAAAATGAACGCCAGAAGTTTTTAAACGATAAAATAGAGACTTTAAAAGAACAAATAAGCCATGATAAACAGAGTAGCGAAAGAGCAGCTGTTTCTTTAGAAGGGTTGAGGTCAGAAGCAAAAGATGCTGAAAAAGAAGTAACGGAGCTTCTTTCCAAAGTAGAGAAATTTAAAGCAGACTATGAGTCTCAAAAAGAACTTACAACAGAGGCTCAAGAAAAACTTAGCTCGCTTAATCAATATTTCTCAGAAAAGAAGGATAATCAATTCCAGATAAATAAGGACATTGAAATTAAGGATATTCAGCTTCGATCTATGATGAGTGAGCTGAGTAAAACAAGTGAAGATTCTAGTGAGAAGAGTGCCAATCTTGAGGAATTCAAAAATCGACTTGCAGAAATTGAACAAGAAAGAGGTGGAAAACAGGAAAATTATGATCAACTAAAAAGCGCTGAAGAAAGTCTCAAAGATCAAATTGAAAGTGTTGAAGAAACGATAAGTAAAAAAAGAGAAGAGTTAACAAAAATTAATCGTACCCTGGATGCTAAACAAAATGAGTTTAGCCTTACCAAATCCCTGGTAGATAATTTAGAAGGATTTCCTGAAGCGATTAAATTCTTGAAAAAGAATTCTCAGTGGAAGGATGCCCCACTCCTCTCTGACATTATAAGTTGTCCTGAGGAATATCGTGTTTCAATAGAAAATTTCTTGGAGCCCTATATGAATTATTACATCGTGGATTCAAAAGATGATGCGCTCAATGCAGTGAATCTTTTAAGTGAATCTACTCGAGGAAAGGCTCATTTTTTCATTCTAAGCTACCTTGATAATTACAGTTCTGAAAGCATTGACGTTCCCAAAGGAAGCCTACCTGCATTGGACGTTATTGAATTCGATGAAAAATATGAAAGCCTTATAAAACATTTACTTTGGAATGTTTTCATCACCACAAACCCCTCTGCTCCCGAAAGTGAAAAAGTTATCCTTCTAGATAAAGAGGGCAAGATCACTTTCAGACGTTATAGCATATCAGGCGGTTCTATTGGCCTTTTTGAAGGTAAACGAATTGGTAGAGCTAAGAACCTTGAAAAGCTTGAGACAGAAATAAAAGACTTAAAAAAGCAACAATCAGCTACTGAACAAGCATCCAATAGATTTAAATCTCAATTGGAGGAATTAAAGTTGTCTTCCAAAACTTCTATCCTTGAAGAGGTGAAAGACGAGCTCTCAAGAATTAAAGAAATTGAAGTATCTGTAAAAACTAAACAAGAGCAGTTTATAGAACTCCTTACTTCTAACAAGAATCGCAGAGAAGATATCCAGCAACAAATAATCGAACTGGAAAAAGCGCTGGAAATCTTAAGACCAAAAGCTGAGAAAGAACAAAGTGATCTGTCCGACCTGGAAAATAGTTTGGAGGCAAAGAAAGAAGAAGCAATCTCGCTTCAAGAAGCGCTTGATGTAAAGTCGGTAGTCTATAATGAAGAAAACGTAGTTTTTCACCAGAGACAAAATAAACTTCACAGCATTCTACAGGAAATTTCTTTTAAAGAAGAGTCGTATGAAGCGTCTCTGGGTAGAATAGAAAAAAACAAAGAAGAACTTGATTCAGCAGGTTCAAACCTCAATGAACTAGTCAAGAAAAGTACGGCCAGCGACGATGAACTCATCGCTATGTATGAAGAAAAGAAATCGCTGGAAGGTGGAGTAAATGAGGCTGAAAAAGAATACTATGAAGCCAGAGGCTTGATCGATGAAGAAGAGAAAAATCTACGCGAAACTCAGCGTAAGCGTGAAGGAATAGATCACGCTTTAATGGAATGGCAGAATAAGCTAAATGATGCGAAGATTGGCTTAAATTCAGTAAAGGACAGGCTTTCAGTAGAATTCAATATTAGCTTGGAAGATGTTAAAGAAGAAAATATTGAAGACTACAAAAAGTTTACCGAAGAAGAGCTAAAGACGAAGGTAGAGAAACTGAGAAATAGACTTGATAATATTGGTCCTATCAACCCAATGGCCATGGAGGCTTTTGAAGAAATAAAAGAACGACATACCTTTATTATTGATCAAAAAGAAGACCTCCTAAAAGCCAAGGAATCGCTTCTAACTACAATTAGTGAAATAGACGAAGTAGCAAAAGAGACATTCATGGAAGCTTTTCAGAATATCAAAGACAACTTCATCAAAGTATTTAGAACACTTTTCACCGAGGAAGATGATTGTGATTTAATCCTTACAAATCCTGATCAACCTCTAGAAAGTACCATTGATATTATAGCGAAACCTAAAGGAAAAAGACCATTGACGATCAATCAACTTTCTGGGGGAGAAAAAACACTCACAGCAACCTCACTTCTGTTTTCCATTTATCTGATTAAGCCCGCACCCTTCTGCATTTTTGATGAAGTTGATGCACCTTTGGATGATGCTAACATTGATAAATTCAACGAGATTATTAGAAAGTTTTCAAAAGAATCTCAGTTTATCATTGTAACGCATAATAAGCGCACAATGGCTAGTACAGATGTGATTTACGGAGTAACCATGCAGGAACAAGGTGTTTCTAAGGTAGTTCCTGTAGATTTACGAGAATTAGCTTAA
- a CDS encoding DinB family protein produces the protein MKKLSLSLLGFLLVTIAISQTTISKEERKKALSHLKDSQSNLMSLVGGLNEDQLNFKVNEESWSIANCMEHIAISEENLMGMVKMSLKEQADPSKRAEVAMSDNQLIGIITSREQKVKTRKEFEPTNSFGGFSSTIKTFKERRKENMKFVKSTDMDLRNHYIQFPFGLIDSYQGIMFISGHTQRHADQIKEIMESEGFPG, from the coding sequence ATGAAAAAATTATCATTAAGTCTACTTGGTTTTTTACTAGTAACCATTGCAATCTCACAAACAACAATTTCCAAAGAAGAGAGAAAGAAAGCATTGAGCCATTTAAAAGATTCTCAATCTAACTTGATGTCTCTTGTTGGAGGACTAAACGAAGATCAACTTAACTTCAAAGTAAATGAAGAATCATGGTCTATTGCAAACTGTATGGAGCACATTGCTATCTCAGAAGAGAACCTTATGGGAATGGTGAAAATGAGCCTAAAAGAGCAAGCAGACCCTTCTAAAAGAGCGGAGGTAGCTATGAGTGACAATCAACTAATTGGAATAATTACGAGCCGTGAACAAAAAGTAAAAACAAGAAAAGAGTTTGAGCCCACAAACAGCTTTGGAGGTTTTTCCAGTACAATCAAAACCTTTAAAGAAAGACGAAAGGAAAATATGAAGTTTGTGAAATCAACAGATATGGATCTTAGAAATCATTACATACAATTTCCTTTTGGGCTAATCGATTCATATCAAGGAATCATGTTCATATCGGGACATACACAACGTCATGCAGACCAAATAAAGGAAATAATGGAAAGTGAAGGTTTTCCGGGTTGA
- a CDS encoding acyl-CoA desaturase, with product MSVAMMSRKVVRFKNNLHEEFNKTLNQRVNQYFKNSKYGRYANMEMVIKSIFMFSLYLVPYFMFLFGVVQNLWIFYLMAFLMGLGKAGIGLSVMHDANHGAYSRKKWINSVVGYSLNLVGANATNWKIQHNVKHHTYTNVSGMDEDISPKGGMLRFDPNSPVKAHHKWQYIYAWFLYGLMTMSWIIVKDFSQLAEYTKDGMLKKQTKSVTRAWAWLILTKVFYYSYILALPILFSSLPWYHIVLGFFLMHYVAGFILAIIFQPAHVMEDHSFENVENTDVVEENWAVHQLKTTCNFAQRNKVLSWFAGGLNYQVEHHLFPNICHVHYKQISKIVKKTAEEYNVPYKSHPTFMSALVSHGKMLYSLGR from the coding sequence ATGTCAGTAGCAATGATGAGCCGAAAGGTTGTCAGATTTAAAAACAATTTACACGAAGAATTTAACAAGACATTAAACCAACGTGTCAATCAATACTTCAAGAATTCTAAATATGGTAGGTATGCGAATATGGAGATGGTTATCAAATCCATCTTTATGTTTAGTCTATACTTAGTGCCTTATTTTATGTTTCTTTTTGGTGTAGTTCAGAACTTATGGATATTCTATTTAATGGCTTTTTTAATGGGATTAGGAAAAGCAGGAATAGGTCTTTCTGTTATGCATGATGCGAATCATGGAGCTTATTCAAGAAAAAAATGGATTAATAGTGTTGTTGGATATTCATTGAATTTGGTTGGAGCCAATGCTACCAACTGGAAAATTCAACATAACGTTAAGCATCACACATATACCAATGTTTCTGGTATGGATGAGGACATATCTCCAAAAGGAGGCATGTTAAGATTTGATCCAAATTCACCTGTCAAAGCCCATCATAAATGGCAATATATATATGCATGGTTTCTTTACGGACTTATGACGATGAGCTGGATCATTGTAAAAGACTTCAGCCAATTGGCAGAATACACCAAAGATGGAATGCTGAAGAAACAGACAAAAAGTGTGACTAGAGCATGGGCTTGGTTAATACTTACAAAAGTTTTTTACTACTCATATATCCTTGCCTTACCTATTCTTTTTTCTTCATTGCCTTGGTACCATATTGTACTTGGTTTCTTTTTAATGCATTATGTAGCTGGTTTCATCTTAGCTATCATTTTTCAACCAGCTCATGTTATGGAAGATCATTCCTTTGAGAACGTTGAAAATACAGATGTTGTAGAAGAAAATTGGGCAGTTCATCAATTGAAAACGACCTGCAATTTTGCACAAAGAAATAAGGTGCTTTCATGGTTTGCTGGCGGTCTTAACTATCAGGTAGAGCATCATTTGTTCCCCAATATTTGTCATGTGCACTACAAGCAAATTTCTAAGATTGTTAAGAAAACAGCTGAAGAATATAACGTTCCATATAAGTCTCATCCAACATTTATGTCTGCTCTTGTTTCGCATGGAAAAATGCTTTATTCATTAGGTAGATAG
- a CDS encoding LytTR family DNA-binding domain-containing protein encodes MKYIIIEDEQLAAKRLRSLIEGIRTNYEFVAKFDSIESATISLPALKYDILFMDIQLADGISFDIFDQIRINKPIIFTTAYDEFALKAFKTNSVDYLLKPIGDEDLRTAIVKFETNFAQKEEKSSENPDIDKLIKSLQPSGKERFVVKVGDHLKTVDTADIQLVYSQDKATYLFTNKGKRFLVDYTLDKTEELLSQSEFYRISRKFIVSINYIKDIIAFTNSRLEIVVESFDEEQIIVARERVGEFKEWLDR; translated from the coding sequence ATGAAATACATAATTATAGAGGACGAACAGCTAGCTGCTAAGCGATTAAGGTCTTTGATAGAGGGAATTCGTACAAATTATGAGTTTGTTGCAAAGTTTGATTCAATTGAATCAGCAACTATTTCATTACCTGCTTTAAAGTATGATATTCTATTCATGGACATTCAGCTAGCTGACGGTATTTCATTTGATATCTTCGATCAAATTCGTATCAATAAGCCCATCATATTTACCACAGCGTATGACGAGTTTGCTTTAAAAGCATTTAAAACTAATAGTGTGGATTACCTACTCAAACCAATTGGGGATGAAGATCTTAGAACAGCGATCGTGAAGTTTGAAACCAATTTTGCTCAAAAGGAAGAGAAATCAAGTGAAAATCCAGATATTGATAAACTGATAAAATCACTTCAACCATCTGGAAAAGAGCGATTTGTGGTGAAAGTAGGAGATCATCTCAAAACTGTCGATACAGCAGATATTCAATTGGTATACAGTCAGGATAAAGCAACTTATCTTTTTACAAACAAAGGGAAGAGATTTCTAGTTGACTATACTTTGGATAAAACAGAAGAGTTATTAAGTCAATCTGAATTCTATCGAATATCGAGAAAGTTTATTGTTAGCATAAATTATATCAAGGATATTATTGCGTTTACGAACTCAAGATTGGAAATAGTAGTTGAATCATTTGATGAAGAACAAATCATAGTAGCAAGAGAAAGAGTTGGTGAGTTCAAAGAGTGGCTAGATCGATAA
- a CDS encoding histidine kinase produces MSKYARYHLIGTVLIFFLGGIVNMTVFCPNCLKEPFFLSRNFNISFCYSGAAWAAYWKGSEFLVELWDKHIPWIVAPLKRFFVSLVSITIYVFLVVWALDIYFDLVFFEKSFSEVFEDSNSSFTTSLMITLGINVFMHGRGFLISWRQASIDVEKLKTEQVSTQYESLKNQVNPHFLFNSFNALSSLVYEDQDKAVEFIRKLSNVYRYVLECKDEEVVELSKEMDFAKNFIFLQKIRFGDNLSFDINTSNPSAYVPPLAIQILIENAVKHNVVSEQYPLNVKLDIDDEYCTITNNLKEKKTKDSTGIGLDNLISRYRYLTDKEVKVEKTENTFVVKLPLLKIEK; encoded by the coding sequence ATGAGCAAGTACGCGAGATACCACCTTATTGGCACAGTCCTTATTTTCTTTTTGGGCGGAATCGTAAACATGACTGTTTTCTGCCCGAATTGTCTAAAAGAGCCATTTTTCCTTTCTCGAAATTTTAATATTAGTTTTTGCTACAGTGGAGCGGCATGGGCCGCATATTGGAAGGGGAGTGAGTTCTTAGTTGAGTTATGGGATAAACATATTCCTTGGATAGTAGCTCCGTTAAAACGATTTTTCGTAAGCCTGGTTTCCATCACTATTTATGTATTTCTGGTAGTATGGGCTCTTGATATATATTTTGATTTGGTGTTTTTTGAAAAATCATTTTCGGAAGTCTTTGAAGATTCAAACTCTTCATTTACGACTTCACTAATGATTACTCTGGGTATAAATGTTTTCATGCATGGGAGAGGTTTTTTGATTTCCTGGAGACAAGCTTCGATTGATGTGGAAAAACTGAAGACTGAACAGGTATCTACCCAATATGAAAGCCTTAAAAATCAAGTAAATCCTCATTTTCTATTTAACTCATTTAATGCACTAAGCTCTTTGGTTTATGAGGATCAGGATAAGGCAGTTGAATTTATCAGAAAGTTGTCTAATGTCTACAGATATGTTCTGGAGTGCAAAGATGAAGAAGTGGTTGAACTTAGTAAGGAAATGGATTTCGCTAAAAATTTTATTTTTCTACAAAAAATACGGTTTGGTGACAATCTGAGTTTTGACATAAACACATCAAATCCAAGCGCATATGTGCCTCCGCTCGCAATTCAAATACTCATTGAGAATGCAGTAAAACACAATGTTGTAAGTGAGCAGTACCCCCTTAATGTGAAATTGGATATAGATGATGAGTACTGTACAATAACCAATAACTTAAAAGAAAAGAAAACAAAAGATTCGACAGGAATAGGTCTGGATAATTTGATCTCCAGGTATCGATATTTGACAGATAAGGAAGTCAAAGTTGAAAAGACAGAGAATACATTTGTTGTGAAATTGCCATTGCTTAAAATTGAAAAATGA
- a CDS encoding DUF2141 domain-containing protein, with translation MKKIILSILIIAISQLTFSQENCELVVKVENIKKIQGSLKIAVYDHHDHFLSKEIFGDDKLIKSDSVQFSFKGLGEGTYAVSIFHDVNDNGKLDSNFMGIPSEPYAFSNNAKGMFGPPSFEDCQFEIKDGLQKIVISL, from the coding sequence ATGAAAAAAATCATTCTAAGCATATTGATCATTGCGATATCGCAACTGACTTTTTCACAGGAGAACTGTGAGCTAGTCGTCAAAGTGGAAAACATTAAAAAAATCCAGGGGTCTTTAAAAATTGCTGTTTACGATCATCATGATCATTTTCTGAGCAAGGAGATTTTTGGTGATGATAAGCTTATAAAATCCGATAGCGTACAATTTTCTTTTAAAGGACTAGGAGAGGGCACGTATGCTGTATCGATTTTTCATGATGTAAACGATAATGGAAAACTCGATTCAAATTTTATGGGGATTCCATCAGAGCCCTATGCATTTTCCAACAATGCTAAAGGAATGTTCGGACCTCCAAGTTTTGAAGATTGCCAATTCGAAATTAAGGATGGATTGCAGAAAATAGTGATATCACTATGA
- a CDS encoding acyl-CoA dehydrogenase family protein, with translation MESVVESVSVKGGEFLVKETNSQDVFIPEEFSEEQKMMAAATQDFIDMEINPITDRIESMEEGVMSGLMDKAGELGLLGVNIPEEYGGLGMSFNTGMLIADIMAVAGSFSTAYGAHTGIGTLPILYYGTEDQKSQYLPKLASGEWKACYCLTEPDAGSDANSGKTKAKLSDDGKHYLITGQKMWISNAGFADLLIIFAKIDDDKKLSAFIAERTWDGITMNDEEKKLGIKGSSTRQVFFNDLKVPVENLLSERENGFKIAVNVLNVGRIKLGAGCINGCKDVATKSTAYANERKQFGVSISSFGAIKQKLAKMATKTYATESASYRAGQNIEDLIAKLESDGLSQSDAKMKGVEQYAIECAIIKIHGSEVLDFCVDEGVQVYGGMGFSEEAPMARAYRDARITRIYEGTNEINRMLLVGMMFKKAMKGEIDLLGPAMAVGKELTGVPSFESPDLSTPLAKEKEVIKNLKKAVLMAAGKAAEKFGPKLDHEQEVLLNLADMLIEVYVAESTILRTEKLIGVYGEEGSKLYQNMATLYLNEALTKIKNSGDEAVACFAEGDELRVMLMGMKRFTKMDPINTKELRQSVADVMIKENKFPYSLYN, from the coding sequence ATGGAATCAGTAGTCGAATCAGTATCGGTAAAAGGTGGAGAATTCTTGGTAAAAGAGACAAACTCTCAAGATGTCTTTATACCTGAAGAGTTTTCTGAAGAACAGAAAATGATGGCGGCAGCCACTCAGGACTTTATTGATATGGAGATCAACCCCATCACCGATCGTATTGAAAGCATGGAAGAAGGTGTAATGTCAGGTCTGATGGATAAAGCCGGGGAACTAGGCTTATTAGGAGTTAATATTCCTGAAGAATACGGGGGCTTAGGAATGAGCTTTAATACAGGTATGTTGATCGCCGATATAATGGCAGTTGCAGGATCATTTTCTACAGCTTATGGTGCTCATACAGGCATAGGTACACTTCCAATCCTCTATTATGGAACTGAAGATCAAAAGAGTCAGTACCTTCCTAAGCTTGCAAGTGGTGAGTGGAAAGCATGCTACTGCTTAACGGAACCTGATGCCGGATCTGATGCTAATTCAGGAAAAACGAAAGCAAAGCTATCGGATGATGGAAAGCATTATCTGATCACCGGCCAAAAAATGTGGATCTCCAATGCAGGTTTTGCTGATCTATTAATCATTTTCGCGAAAATTGATGACGACAAAAAACTGTCAGCTTTCATCGCAGAAAGAACATGGGATGGAATCACTATGAACGATGAAGAGAAAAAGCTTGGTATCAAAGGCTCTTCCACTCGTCAGGTATTTTTCAATGACCTTAAAGTTCCTGTTGAAAATTTACTCTCTGAAAGGGAAAATGGATTTAAAATAGCAGTGAATGTTCTTAATGTAGGACGTATCAAACTGGGAGCTGGGTGTATTAACGGCTGCAAAGATGTAGCCACAAAATCTACAGCATATGCCAATGAAAGAAAGCAATTCGGTGTTTCAATCTCCAGTTTTGGTGCTATTAAGCAAAAACTTGCTAAAATGGCTACTAAGACTTATGCCACTGAATCCGCTTCTTATAGAGCAGGACAAAACATCGAAGATTTAATAGCTAAGCTTGAGAGTGATGGCCTTAGTCAAAGTGATGCTAAGATGAAAGGCGTTGAGCAGTACGCTATTGAGTGCGCGATCATCAAAATTCACGGATCGGAAGTCCTAGATTTTTGTGTAGACGAAGGTGTACAAGTATATGGTGGCATGGGTTTTTCGGAGGAAGCACCTATGGCCAGAGCTTATAGAGACGCTAGGATTACACGTATCTATGAAGGAACTAATGAAATAAATAGAATGCTTCTGGTAGGTATGATGTTTAAAAAGGCTATGAAAGGAGAGATTGATTTGCTTGGACCTGCAATGGCCGTTGGTAAAGAACTTACTGGTGTTCCATCATTTGAATCTCCAGACCTATCTACACCTTTAGCAAAAGAGAAAGAAGTAATAAAAAACTTAAAGAAAGCTGTATTAATGGCTGCTGGAAAAGCAGCAGAAAAGTTTGGCCCTAAGTTGGATCATGAGCAAGAGGTATTGCTAAATCTTGCCGATATGCTTATAGAGGTATATGTTGCCGAATCGACTATACTAAGAACTGAAAAACTTATAGGTGTTTACGGCGAAGAAGGAAGTAAGCTTTATCAAAATATGGCAACACTTTATTTGAACGAAGCACTGACTAAAATCAAAAATTCAGGAGATGAAGCTGTCGCTTGTTTTGCTGAAGGAGATGAATTAAGAGTGATGTTGATGGGAATGAAACGATTTACCAAAATGGATCCCATCAATACAAAAGAACTAAGACAATCTGTAGCCGATGTAATGATTAAGGAAAACAAATTCCCTTATTCACTATACAACTAA